The window TCCAAATATTTTTCCtagtatttttttaagtgtgctttaaTGGTAACACAGCAGGTTGATTTAGGTTACTGTGCTGTTTTTGGTATTATGCTGCCCAAAAAGCCCTTTGTGACCTAGATTGTCTGCTTTGAGAGACAATGACTGCGGTAGCACGGATAAAATAATCTGAACTGTGTTCCTAATtccccctgtgtgtgtgtgtgtgtgtgtgtgtgtgtgtgtgtgtgtgtgtgtgtgtgtgtgtgtgtgttgtgtgtgtctgtgtgtgtgtgcttccaATCACAGGTCTGgatttttttatcttttgcaTCTTTTTTGTCATTACCTTAAAGAAACCCTGCACAGTAATCACTTTCTCTACTGCATGTTCACAGTGGTCATCCTCTTTTGTAATGTCTGAATTCATTTTCTTTCCAGTCAGAAGGCAAAACAAGTTGCTTAGTGTCTGTCTCAGTCTTTTCAGTGGATGATTACACAGATGTTTACGTCGGCCTAATAAGAGTTCTTGGAAGATTTTATCTGGTGATAGAGAGCCTCTGAACAGCAATGCCATTCCCTAAGGCATCTGCAGGCGTGCACCATGGGTTTGTTGAGTGTCAGAGTGATTAGATCACTACTGATGTTCCTCTGACAGGAAATCAGCTGCATATTTCAAGACTGTATCCAAGTCGCCTTGAAGAGCAGAATGGCTTTATAAAGGGACGGCAATTGTTTTTTAATACCTGTACACTCTTCAATGTTATTTACTCAAAGCGTCTATCTGAACTTCCTGAACTTGTGATCTCTTTAGATGCTGAAAAGGCTTTCGATAGGGTGGAGTGGGAgtacttgtttgctgttttagagaaatTTGGTTTTGGCTATAAATTTATTTCCTGGATTCGGCTTCTTTATTCGTCCCCTAAAGCCAGTGTTCATACTAATGATGTTTACTCTGATTATTTTGCGCTGGGTCGTGGTTGTCGTCAAGGTTGCCCTTTGTCTCCCTTACTCTTTGCCATTGCCATCGAGCCTCTGTCTATTACATTGAGATCTTCTTCTGTATTCAGGGGAATCATCCATAATGGAATTACACATAAAGTATCATTGTATGCGGATGACTTGTTATTATATATGACTGACCCGGCATGCTCCATCCCTGCTGTTTTAAGtattctggagaacttcagttCGTTTTCAGGTTATAAATTAAATTTGGGGAAAAGTGAGTGTTTTCCTGTTAATATGGCAGCACGTCAACTTCAACAGTCTGATCTGCCCTTTCGTCTCAGTCCATCTGGGTTTAAGTACTTAGGGATTAACGTGACTCGCTCTTTAGCTGGCCTTAAATCAGCAAATTTGTCTCCTCTTATATCAAGGATCACATCTGATATTCAAAGATGGGGTAATCTCCCACTTTCTTTAATCGGTAAGATTAATGTTGTTAAAATGAACATCTTaccaaaacttttatttttatttcagtcaatTCCCTTATTTTTGCCGaaacacttttttgtttcactGGACAAGATTATTGGTTCTTTCATTTGGGGAGGGAAGCCACCTAGGGTCTCTAAAACTTTGCTGCAGCGATGCAGATTTAGTGGAGGACTTGTATTACCTAATTTTTTAGTCTACTACTGGGCCGCTCACATCCATAAACTTTGCTACTGGCTAAAATCTTCTGGTTCTTCGTGGTGTAAATGGAGCTATCATCATGTAAGGGCTCTTCTTTACCGGCTTTGCTCTATTCCTCTTTACCTGTGAGACCCTCTCTGTACACTGATAATCAGGTGGTTCTTAACACACTCAAAATCTGGTTTCAGTTTAGACGTCACTTTAATTTTGTAATGCCGTCTTCCTCGGGTCCTCTAAGCGAAAACCATTTGTTTCCCCCTTCACTTTTGGACTCGACATTTTCAGTGTGGTGTGACAAGGGTATAAAACAGTTCAAACATTTATATGTGGATGGTGTTTTCGATAGTTTTCCCAACTTGTCTTCTCGTTATAATCTCCCTATTACCCATTTGTTTCGCTATTTTCAAATTCGAAATTTTGTTGCCAAGTGTTTCCCAAATTTCCCCTCTTTACctccagaacagcagtgggaaaCTACGTTATCATTTATTCCTCATCACAGAGGAACCATTTCGAAACTCTATGATGCTATTCTGTcttttagtaaccactctaATGTTAAGCTTAAGTGTACATGGGAAGAAGAATTGGGAATTCGAATACATGAGGAGTCTTGGGAACAGGCTATAGCGAGAGTACGATCTTCCACCTCCTGTGCTCGTCTTGGACTTATTCAATTTAAGGTCATACACAGGGTGCATTTTTCTAAATCTAGACTTTCTGAATTGTATCcagaagtggaaaataaatgtgataaatgcCACGGTTCTCCTTGTCACCTCGGCcacatgttttttctgtgtcctGAGCTACAAGGTTTCTGGACAGGGTATTTTGCTATTATGTCAACTGTTCTTGGGGTAACTCTTCATCCTTGTCCTCTGATTGCTGTATTTGGGATTCCTGTTCGCTCACTTACACTTGATTCCACACAAAAGGACATTATAGCCTTCACATCCCTACTAGCGAGACGTCTAATATTGTTGCATTGGAAGTCTGTTAGGTGTCCTACTATTTCCCGGTGGCTTAAagatgtcatgttttttttaaaacttgaaaaaattaaatatacgtTGAGAGGTTGCACAGCCAAATTTTTTCACAAGTGGCAACCCTTTATCTCTTATTTTGCTAGTCTAGAGgtattgcctgtttaaatctacttttgttactgttatattcctctAATATGTTTGATGGTTGTGTTGATCTGTGTGGgactggggggagggggggggcgttgtggttttttttttcatatatatgtgtgtttatttacttaGGAAAATGAAGAAAGGTTGATTGTATTTTGGTAACTGCAAGTactgttctttttttcaataaaaaatattttcaaagacTGTATCCAAGTCAGTCAGGTCATAAAGCATTCAGGCAAAGAGGGCATTAAGTAGTTGTATCATTTGTTGTCAGGTGATAATGAATGTCTGCCACAACTAAAGCTGCCACTCTGTAGGAAACTAACAAGCCGATTGCTGGTGAGATGGTTGAGGGTATTCTGCCAGTGCTAACCTGCTGAGGTAAAATCAACTGACTATAGTAAACATATTAGGATGTAGAATTTCTGAATGTATAACCACAAAGCTAACTGCAGAGGGGATTTTGGTTGTCTGATGAGTTACTTTTCTCCCTGGGTAGTGTGAcaggttatttttttaatagcaaGAATCTTGTTATGTAACAAATTAGTATTAAAAGTAAGATTACCCGTCACTTGATCAGTTTGCACGACTGGAACATTGTCATTAAATCATTGTTATTCAGCTACTGGGTCAAGCAAATCGGTGGTGGTTACGAATTGGAAAACACTTtatctttctgttttctgtttctttgttctGTTTCGTTAATTCACTTTGTGACTATGATActaataaaacatatttatttaaaatagagTTGAGTTCGAGAcccatttttttgtttcttatttaCTTCAAACCTTTTCTTCCTAAACTTGACATTATCACTGAGCTGATAGTGTGAGTTAACTCTGTTAGCTCCAAACATATTTgctggattgttacatttgtctGCTATGTGTGGTGTCCTGTGGCCCGCGAagattttttcttcatttttttcctcctttccttattttttttttgttggtaaTAGAGAGTTTTGAAGCTCATTAACGAGTTTAAGTGAGCTAACTCTGTTTGACCCTATTCCAGGATGTCAGCATCCCAGTAAAATCCCTCCACCTTCATTACTCCATTGTGATTGCAAACACATGCTTTTGAGTGCTTACCTTCATTAAACAATGGCACAGAAAAAACCTCCAACAACATCAGTCGGTGTTTACAGTTCAAATCAAACATTAACCGTATTGTGCCGCTGGATAATGACAAGAACCATTCTTCTTACTATACACTACCCTGGATATTTATGTAATAATACAATGTGGCAGATTTTCAATTAATGGATCCTTTAAGATAACATAATGAATTAGTGAGTGTTGTTGAATGTCCACACATGCATGTTGACTGTGTAACCTCAGGGAAATTTATAGGCATGTAGGTAGTGAGCTACCTCTCCCATAGGCCAGATTAGATTAGAAAGGATTCGCTTATTTTCCCAGTACTAAATGTAACGTATGAGGTCACACGAGTTGATGTAGTTGATGTAATTTCTCAGAATCAGTAGAGAGCTAAGTATTACATATTTCTGTTACAGTATTAACAGCTTAACCAAGAAAGTAGTGaagatatataaataattaaacaattttttttttacatttatcttCTTAACTGAGCAGCAGCGTTCATTTGTCTAAATCAAATACTGTAAAGAAAGGTCACTGAAACATGCATTTCAAGTAAAACGACATTTTGAGGAGTTGATTTTTACTGtgaaccaaaaaaataaataaataaaaggtgaGGTTGTGCATTTACAAAGATTTCCAGTGTAAGGTAATGGTTCCTTTGACATTCAAAAATGTAGAATGTGAACATAAGATTTTTTGCTTCAGTCACAGATGTTTATACTGTACTGTGTATCATGACTGTATAAACTAGGGTTGTCTCTGCATATAGCTCAGAAGTGGGATTTACACATTGGTAATCTCTGACAGATGTGCAAACAGATGTTATCCAACTGATCCATTGCAACATCTGTCCAGGTTCAGCCCTGCCTGTTGGTGTCGATGTCCAGGTGGAGAGCATTGACAGCATTTCTGAAGTAAACATGGTACGCAACTTTTAGATTTCAGTAGTTAATCTAATCAAAAGAAACTGACTTGCTTTCTCTGTTGAAAATGactggttttttttggttttttttgtaggACTTCACCATGACTCTCTACCTGCGGCATTACTGGCAAGATGATCGCCTGGCCTTCCCCTCCAGCAGCAACAAGAGTCGGACCTTCGATGCACGTCTGGTGAAGAAAATCTGGGTTccagatgtgttttttgtccactCTAAGCGTTCTTTTATCCATGATACAACCATGGAGAACATCATGCTGAGGGTTTATCCTGATGGAAATATTCTCTACAGTgttaggtaaaaaaaataatgatataTGTCTCATTGTATTCATAGAGAGATCACTATAATTGCATTTTCTGTCATTAACCAGTAGCCAAAATAATGGCTAATACTGGCTGTCATTATCTTGTCTTTTTGAAATTAGAAGggcctaaatttgatgaaattgATTGGGATGCTAAAGTATTAGCTAACACTATATGGTAAGGTGGATCTACAGACTCCAGGCTCTGATAAATAGTgtcaacattaaaataaaaaatgttaacattaacactgattaacattaacattcatttttaaaggaTTTCATTCTTTTTTGGATAAGTGTTAGGACAATTACCTGCACATGAAGATGAGCCAATATAGATAATGCAGACATGCATTAATTCAGCTTTCTTACtagtggccagcagggggcaactcTTTAATGAATTCGTGTGAAGTCTATAGGAAAAGGAGCCTACTGCTTCCTCTAAATATTGCCTTTGTGAATTATGGTCTGAAGTCAAAAAGGAGGATGAACTTATGTTTTAGGGTGGGGTTGTGATTGGCATATTGTTACCTTGTGAGCACAGTGTATTGATTTCTCTGTCAAACTGAAGCATCAGGCTTCAAAAcacgacacaaacacagtttcaAAATGAGACCACCAATCGGTGACGTCACAGTGGCTACATCTGTGTTTTACGCACAGCCTGTGTTATCGATTTACTTTCGGGGCCAGGCTCAAATGGCCATTAGAGAAACTGTATTGGTGTTTGCTCCAGCTGGTTTCAGTTTTCAGCCCTGAGGTGCGGTTTGCCAAAAATCAGACCAATGAAGGCATTTGCACCAAAACCCCTTGTACAGTATATACAAATTAGCAAGGGTTGTTAAACCATCAAGTTTTAAGCTTACATGTCCTGATACAATGAGTTATGGCTTAAATTTTACTAAGACTGTTTGATGAGCATGAACATCACCACAGCCCAGTTTAGTGGGCAGGGTATGAAGTGAATATGAGAAGGTGGAACGTAAGCATTCAGACGGCATTCAACATATCCATTTCAGTCACAGACGATGACAATATGGCACAAATTCCCAAATGGCCAACAGCAGCCACAAACTGTGTCAGGCACAGATGCTGTTACTGAATGAATCAATTCAGTCCAGTAGTTTTATTTTACACTGTTTCACTGAGATTACTGCAATATTTATGTAGGTATTTATTTAACTGAAAGCTGTGTTTCAGGATCACTGTGACGGCTCTTTGCTCAATGGACTTCAGCAGTTTCCCTCTGGACACACAGAACTGCTCTCTGGAGCTGGAGAGCTGTGAGTATTAAGCTGCAGTCGGGACATCGTGGTTGCTTGCAAATACCTAATAGGATATCCAGTGTTGTTTGCAGAGTAATAATGTTAATTCCTACATTAAATGTACTTGTTCTTGTGCTGACATGTTTTGCTGGTAAACATGTTACACAACATTTGATGCACTattatgtaatttaaaaaatttgGGCTAGAGAAAGCTTTGAGCTTGTTAAATTTTCAAACACTATCTATTTTCTGCACAAAAACGCAATTGGATATGCTTGAATGTTATACAGTTGGGACAGAGACAGCTCAGAGTGCATTACCTTACTTCATACTCACAGTAGTAAGCATCACCATCCCCCTTTTGCACAAATTATTTATAATCCTCGGGTCATTCAAGTCAGCCTCTGTGCATTATGCTTGTCTATCCTCATGATGCAGGATTTACTGCAATGTTTGTGAATTCTTTGGTCTTTAccgctctctctcactctgtgtgTCTCAATCATGGATCCTGATCTCAGGGGAGAGTTGGTAGTCCCATTTTTGGcagctctctcctctcctctgagaGAAACATCCATGAAACTTCTAAGAGAGGCAATACGCGAAGGTGTCCAACCCCAAACGCCCAccctctttctctcctctcttgAAGATGCTTACAATGAGAACGACCTAATGCTCTACTGGAAGAACGGGAACGATTCATTAAGGACTGACGAGATTGTGCTCTCTCAGTTTTTTATTGAAGACTTCCAGCCTTCCTTTGGGCTAGCCTTCTACAGCAGCACTGGTATGTCCGGCAGGAGTCTGGGGACACTCTGAGATGTATTCATTTTGAAAACAGCCAGAGTGCTCCAGACCCCTACAGTTTTTCTAAATAGGAACAGTTTAACATTTTGGAAAATACGCATTACATAAAAAGATTTGACACCACTCTTACAATCGTTTTCTATGGAGATGCAGCCAGCAGTTGATTAACTTGTCCAAACTTGTGAAAACAGCTTAACCGGCAAAGGCTACAAAATCCAATAACCAGCATCTGTACAGTTTACCAATGAACACATTATTCCCATTTCCAGTCATAATGCTTTGCTACAGTAACTGTGTATGGGCGAAAGCTTTTATATGTACACAGACATGACTGAGTGCTATTGATTGTTTAGGTTCTCTGTGAGAAAGAAAATAACCACATTTTCCAAAATGATGACATGGGAATCAATCCCTCTCTGCAAAGCAGAAAGGTATTGATTATGCAAGGTGTTTTAGAGTTGTATGGTCTACTTTTTCAAACCCAGTTTCCTTTTATTGTTGTCTGTGTAGAAAGAAACACTAGAATTGGAGAAAGAGAGATTTTCATCTCAGTTTTAAAATTGTTTGTGAGGGAACCTACAGTATCCAATCTACGAAGATGTTATGTAACTCCGGCATTAAAGAGATTTGCTCTCTCATTTGAGTTCTAGGTTCTCCCCGTAGGTTCATGttagacttttatttttaataaggaCAACTTTATTTTCTCCTGTCAGTTACTGATATCACCCTGCTTTGCACCTGCCTGCACTCCACTGTGTCCATTTATCTGTTTCAGGTTGGTACAATCGGCTCTACATAAACTTCATTCTAAGGCGGCATATCTTCTTCTTCATGCTTCAGACGTACTTTCCCACCAtgctgatggtgatgctgtCCTGGGTGTCTTTCTGGATAGACAGGAGAGCCGTACCTGCCCGTGTCTCCCTGGGTACTAAGCCGTTGAGCCAATACGACCAACATAAATAATTACCGAAATTGTATTTTCATCTGGACCGATAAAAAAATATCACCATGCCTAGTTTTTACTTTAAATTCATCTTTCCATTGATTAACTTTTTGAGAGTGAAATGGTAAGATTGATTTCACTCCCTTGTTTGCCAAATACTGGAGAGATTAGGCGTAAATCAGTCAGGAAGCACATCGTCTCATCAAATAATTACACCTTGTTTTTGAGATCTAATTGCCCGTATTTAAACTGTGAGAAATTCCCCATAAGGAGGAAGGAGTGGAGGAAGTTTGTCAACCAGGAGACCCCAGTTTGCTTGGTATTTTGATAGCTTCGTGCTTTTTGTTATGATTTCActtgttattttctttctctttccaaCTGCTATTTGGTTAAAGTTCAGGAAAGTAGTGGGGTTTGGATTAAAATATCCTGTTCACAAGATTCTTATGTTATAAGTTAGTGAAACTCACTAACTCACATCATTGTTTTACAATAGGTTCTCACTTAGGTGCAATGACCTGCAATGACAATGATAGTGAAGTTCCCAGCAGCCAAACAGTAGATATTTCCTGGCTTATGGACAGGAGAGATGAGTGTCACTGTTCTAATCTGCCGCTCAGCAAGAAAGCAAATAAGCATATCCAACGGTGTCTGCTGGTTCACCATCTATGTTTTCCCCCTCCTACACAGTTAGCTTACGCAAGGAGATGCCATCATTAAGGCTGGGCTATTTTTGGAATCAGACAGACTCCAAATTCCAATTCTAAAAGCTTTACGAGCAAAAgagcactaaatcagagttaagcTAGTTTGCATCCAGCAATGATGTAATAATGACTTTGCCTTCTGtaattaatgaacataaatacaCTTGCATGGTTATATGCTTGTCAAAACCCTGAGGATGATGATAAAGGATATGCCCTTTCAAGCCCACTGCCCTAAAGTATTTCGATTACATTATCACATTTGCTGTGATTTTTATGGCACAATTGTTCATACACTGAATTCACATTGGTACATAAAAGGTCTTCAAAGGATAATTTCTTGTTATTACTTGTTTGTAGCTACAATAACATTATTCTCTGCAATGTTTCTGCAGCAACAGTCACAACTGGTTTTTCTGTATTCAGGCATCACCACCGTACTGACAATGTCCACCATCATCACCGGTGTGTCGGCCTCTATGCCACAGGTGTCTTACGTAAAAGCTGTAGACATCTATCTATGGGCGAGCttcctgtttgtctttctgtcagTCATCGAGTACGCTGCGGTCAACTATTTCACCACAGTGGAGGAGATGAAGAAGCTGAAGAGAGCAAAGGTCAAGTTCTTTCTaaaatcttctcaaatctcCTGTCCTATTTAGGCTACGGTATGCAGCCATAAGGCAATCTCCAGAAACTAACAGTGAtctgctctcctctctctgcaGATGCCCACCTCTTACAATGCTGCTGAGGCTATGGCCTTTGATGGGTGTTTCCACGACAATGAAATTGACCTGGCCTCCCTCCCTGCCAGCACCCCAAATACAGAGAGGAACATCCAGTCTCGAAACTCGACTGTCTCCGCACCCACAGAAGGCACCAGGCTACATCGCAAGCACCCTTTAAAACGAAACCTCAGCTTCATCATGAGCAACAGCTACATGATCGACTCATACTCCAGGGTATTATTCCCGCTGGCTTACCTGCTCTTCAACATCATTTACTGGAGCATGTATGCATAGCACATTGAGTAAgcagctgaaaaaaacaaaagaactgttCCTTTTTTGACTCTTGTCACAACtgcacaaatgaacaaaaacagacggataataataataataattaattgatGACATGAATTCAAGTCTGCTGAGTATAGATGTCCTTCTTGATGTCTAATGAAAAAGTGTTCGGCTGTAACTTGAAGAAAACCTGAGAGCAGCCGTGGAAGTGAACGGCTGATAGTTTAATGAATGTTTACGTGTGTTTCTGGCATGCTTGATTTTATAACAGAAAGAGTTTTTATCCAAAATGCATAAACATTTGTAggattttgttttattgctgGATCAGATACATCCATACGTACATTAAATACAGTACATatagaaaataaatatgtgTATGCTCTTAAATGTCTGACTCGGGCTTCACATTCTCTTTGCCTTGAACTTAATTGATATTTAGTGCATCACACTTTCAACTGAAGGGGCCCAGTGGAGCACTTATAAACAAGTTCATGTTTAATATCATCCTCACCAGACAGAAAATTGTGTGTAAAATTTGCAAAAACTTAAAAAATTTGCTGAATGTGTTGAATttcaaaaacatttcatttaaatggtttcaaagATAAGACTCGGGGGCCTTCATCAGCCTGGCTAACACCCCAATCTAACCCAAtgggaaaatgtgaaaaagggCATAAATTTTGGACTTGTAATTGCATTTCCCCCAGGGCCATTCATACCACACCAAAGAAATGAAGTAATAGATAAACAGTACAATGAAAGAAAATTTCCCCTTTTGCAGTATCTACTGtagaactttgttttttctgtggactcacagtggggaaaaagggatattttctgtgaattaactGTTGTATAATTACAGTCTTAGCAATGAGTtaaaaaaacgttttctttaattttacaCAATTACGTCCTAAAATTTAAGCCCAAAGACTCATGCTGACaggtttctttcatttactacagcagcattCTTTTTGTTATATTAAGATATCTGAAGAATTAAATATGTTGTTAAACCCCAACCTGGGTTTTTCCAATCTGCCCCACTTATCAAACTGGGCTGTATAAATTTGACATCCTGCTATAGATCCATATCTATTTGACAGTAGTGTGTTCTTTTACTGACCTCTGTGAATATCTTGAACACTCTCTGCAGATCAAACCAAAAACACTAAGCATGTTCAGGAGAAcacagcttttgtttttcctcagaaCTCCTGGCTCTTCAGGTGTCAAATGTGTGCCCTGTGTTAGTGACTCGGTATTAAAATCATGCAATCATACCTACACCTTCTCATGACCACAATGGGAAACTTAATGGTCTTCACAGGTTGACACAAATTATAAAATAGACACATCTGACCTTACATCCAAATAAGGACTAAGTTGCAGGCTGCACACAGTCCTGAAAGCAACACAGGTTTTTCTATACGAAATGAAATATCTTGGGTAATATCCGGTGCACAATAACTGCatggaaataaaagaaagacattttcagccactcccttattcacaaggggtcacAACAGCAAGCCATGCCGCATGTTTATTTTGGTGCATTTTACCTGACTACCTGATGTAACCCCAAAGGGCTTTGAGCCTCCAAGGCAATCGCATGGAAATATGTTAAATTTATTAGTGGATGTAGAATGTGAGGGGGAAATGGAAAAGGTTCACTCAGTTGCATAACAGTGTGCTGTGGAACAGAAAGCCAGCAGGACACCAGACTGATAATACCTGCAATGGAAGAGCTCAGCGGGAGGCATCTTAATTCAAATTAGGTCTAAATGTGACCATTAGATATTAaagctttacaaaaaaaaaaagccctttgtttttttacagttaaACATCTTGAGAAATATGCACTAATTTCCTCTTTTGGTGAGGAGCAACATAGATACTGCTCATTTCTATATCTTTAGCACGATACCGCAGCTAGGAAATGATTACCTAGCTAAGCAAAGCCATTAAAAACAGGGGAAGTAGCTAAAGGATACAAAAAAATCGGGCTAGCAACATCTCTAATCATATAGCTACTCTCTTACAAGGTTATCCAACTAGTATCACTGGGCATCTACTTTAATAAATAATACACACATTGTTGCATTCTCAGTTAATTCTTTCCTGATCAAAGTTTTACCGCAATAGTTttac of the Maylandia zebra isolate NMK-2024a linkage group LG10, Mzebra_GT3a, whole genome shotgun sequence genome contains:
- the gabrr3a gene encoding gamma-aminobutyric acid receptor subunit rho-3a isoform X1; the protein is MRVAFLALRLMCLAWLWPVTQLNSSHFPNKRRNKELYVGENARQKHGGRVDLKMKKLDSTKSLLIKSEQLLRIEDHDFAMRPGFGGSALPVGVDVQVESIDSISEVNMDFTMTLYLRHYWQDDRLAFPSSSNKSRTFDARLVKKIWVPDVFFVHSKRSFIHDTTMENIMLRVYPDGNILYSVRITVTALCSMDFSSFPLDTQNCSLELESYAYNENDLMLYWKNGNDSLRTDEIVLSQFFIEDFQPSFGLAFYSSTGWYNRLYINFILRRHIFFFMLQTYFPTMLMVMLSWVSFWIDRRAVPARVSLGITTVLTMSTIITGVSASMPQVSYVKAVDIYLWASFLFVFLSVIEYAAVNYFTTVEEMKKLKRAKMPTSYNAAEAMAFDGCFHDNEIDLASLPASTPNTERNIQSRNSTVSAPTEGTRLHRKHPLKRNLSFIMSNSYMIDSYSRVLFPLAYLLFNIIYWSMYA
- the gabrr3a gene encoding gamma-aminobutyric acid receptor subunit rho-3a isoform X2; amino-acid sequence: MRVAFLALRLMCLAWLWPVTQLNSSHFPNKRRNKELYVGENARQKHGGRVDLKMKKLDSTKSLLIKSEQLLRIEDHDFAMRPGFGGSALPVGVDVQVESIDSISEVNMDFTMTLYLRHYWQDDRLAFPSSSNKSRTFDARLVKKIWVPDVFFVHSKRSFIHDTTMENIMLRVYPDGNILYSVRITVTALCSMDFSSFPLDTQNCSLELESCWYNRLYINFILRRHIFFFMLQTYFPTMLMVMLSWVSFWIDRRAVPARVSLGITTVLTMSTIITGVSASMPQVSYVKAVDIYLWASFLFVFLSVIEYAAVNYFTTVEEMKKLKRAKMPTSYNAAEAMAFDGCFHDNEIDLASLPASTPNTERNIQSRNSTVSAPTEGTRLHRKHPLKRNLSFIMSNSYMIDSYSRVLFPLAYLLFNIIYWSMYA